The genome window TTTGCTCTTGCATTCCCCTGTTGTTGTATTGAGTACCGCTGCGAATGAACAAGCGCATACCCCATTCCTGCATTCACCGTTGGAAATAAGTTTGCAAGGTGAAGGATCGGAAAATGTACATGCTGTAAAACGATTACACAATTACTTTTAAAAACTAggttatgttttatataaacatGAACACACACAATACTGCCTTTACCTCGACTAAGTTAatgcaatgtgtttttttttcatgtgtgTATCATCTTCTTcttgaataacataattaaatgaatgTACGTGTTTATTTATGATTATGTTTTGATGGTAAAACTGATCAAGGTTTATTATTTCTCAGTATGTGAATCATTCTTATATTGCTCCTTAATGACCTTAACTGTAAGATTGGTTTTGCTGCGTTCTTGGTTCTCTGaaagttttcattttgttttatattagtCCGTAGTGGAAGGTAATATAAATGCATAGACTTACATATCGTATGACAATGTCCTCCGACCACTTTACGTGTGTCGTAGCAACTGCATTGCTTTGTCTTTAGGCTGCAGATTGCGTCCCCTGTAATGTTTCGACAGTCGTCCCCACCGGGTGTGCATGAGTCCCCTGGAACTGAAATCCCATGGcatatgataataatattaaaagGTACAAATTACGCAACACATGGACGTGCGGATTCGCATATTCAGTAATTCTACCATTTCTGTTTGACACAAATGATCTCACAAAACGgcatatatcatttatttgcctCATCATTTACACTGGTTTAAAATGCAATTTAGGGTTTCCTTAATAAGACATCCTTCATAAATACATCCATGCCTTACCTTTAGGTGCACATTTGCCATTACTCAATTTAAACTGCCTATCACATACGCATGTGTTGGTTTTTTGGTCATCGCATAATGCACCATTGATATGATTGCAATCAACTTCAGAGGTGCAATTACTACCAATTCCTGAAATACATATCTCATATGCATTACTGTTATTcgcatgaatttatttttatcaatccaCATTAACATCACTGCCTCAATAAGATACAATGGACTTTGTCaaaaaataactataaaatatacaaatgatGAAAATCCAGATAACAATGCAGGAGATACATATTTACTATCGCTTGTCTGTATTTGTAATTGCCGTAATATATTTACATGATATATACAATACATAAACATACATGAAGCAAAGCagtaaatattgttaattttgttttaaatttatcagATACCCACTCTTCAAGCCGCATTTTCCCTTTGTGGTATTCAGTTCAGCATAATGTGCACAGGAGCAAACATTGGCATTGCATTCCGTAAAAGAAATAGAGACACATGTTTCTGTTTCTTCTGGCGTTGTACATCCTGAAGAATGCCATCGAAAATAGTTTGTATTGACAATAATACATTGTAACAAATTGGTTAatgataacattttatatttttctaTACCAAAATGTGTATAATGACTGTGTTTAATAATAGCATATAGCTTATGCGCATTCTTTGGTAAATTAAATGGAGATCTCACTTTTTTACAATGGTAATTTCactatttaacaatatgaaatgttGACTATATAAATACATCCTATTTTATTATGTTATGAAATAAGCATACCTATTTGTGAACAGGAACCGTTTGTTTCTTCAAAGGTGTCAGCGCATGTGCATTCCTTTGTCTTGGATTGCAGTAGGCAACTCCTGGTACGCTGTCACAGTGACTTTCGCCGAGAATACAGTAGTCGCCGGGTACTTATAATATAATAAGAAGCATCTTCTATTATAATGTGAAGGCATGTAATGCGTTATGTACatcaacaaattatttatttaacagaCTGTTTTTAAGAATTAGACACGATCCACATCAAATCAGGAGGATATTCCAGAATTTGCTAAAATTATCAAGTGTAAATGACATAGGTGTTGAATGCCTTCCAGCTAGTATTGGCAAAAGTATAAGAGTGTGCGCAACTTCCTGTCTTCCTAAGATTGGTAATAATCTGATATACAAATAATTTGTAAACTATTATAAGATCTTTAGATGTTATCAAAAATGAAGCAACAAAAGCAAATGTTTTACAGACGTTTCAAAATGTGCATGTAATCCGTAATCTCTGAATATTGGATATATGTATGCGAAAATATAATGGTGTTGCTGCAATGTGATGGACAATATGCTATTTGTGTCCTTGCATTGTTTTTCCAATGTGGACATTCGTGGACAATGTGCAATTAATGGTAGTGTAGGGATTTATCCAAATGTTTTAGAAGTTTAAATAGTTGTCACATCAATAAATTAGGAGGCACACATCTTCTATCTCagtattattttacttttgtatAAAATCAACCCAATCTTGAGAATTGTAAGACTCTAGATTAAAAGTGTCATTAATTCAAATTtgttatatgaatatattaaatgaaacacgaaagtaaaaaaacaaaccttAGAAAATCTTAATTGAGCCACACCTGGAAATACGCCACTTATGCTTGATCGGTCAGGTTATTGACCTGTTGTTTGGACACTATTGGAAATCTCATTGATTAGcgaatatatattaattaagaCAGCTGGTTGTTATGCATAGTGTGGTTATCTTTTATTGGGGTTATGACAAAATTCTCAGATATAGTAAAgcaatttatgttgttttaatcTTAAGGGGCGATCACATAGGGAATCTGTGACATGATGTtgacataaataaacatattgtatGCATGTGGTCCATATACACATTATAACAGGTGGCTCATGTTAAGTGGACCAGAGTTAAGTTTTTGGTGCTTCTTCTGTGTATACATCAAACACAGTTTCCACATCTACAGCCAGTATTAGTTGCGTTATTAATGTATTAGGGTTGCTGATCTTGAATGGTGTTGCATAACAATGGTTACGCAAACGAATCGTTACTTACTTTGAAGGTTATCAAACATAACTTGGTATTTATCTCCATAACACTTGTCAAATCATGATAGTGTACACAATTTACTAAGATAATTGGTTAACCTTTGACATAATTAACTTGatgaacacaattgtgttcaAAATAACTGAAACATCGATGTGCATTGATTAACATATTGGCGGAGGACGTTactcattttcaaaatattctaATTGTATTAGTAATATCCACAATAAATTGTGTTTAGTTAATGCTAAAtggatttaataaatattaatacgtCGACGTTATTGATTTCAAGAATTGATTCATAAAGTTTACTAGGTAAACGTATAATGCAAAGCGGCAATTGCAACTCAATATTGTCTTGCACATATGCGTGAGATATGCTACAGGCAGCAAAGCAAAGAAGAATGATGACATGTAAATATCAAAGGTTGTACATGTGTTCTACCTAGAATTATTAGTAATATTAGATCGTTCGGGACTGCCTTCCTTGTATTGGTTGCAAACAGACATAGCAATGAAATGTAAACCAATATACGATCTTGGGATGTTATTAAAAGGTTTTTATTTAGGCGATTGTGTTAAAAGCGAAGTACATAATTCAAACGTCATTAGATTGACCCCATTGTTTGTCAAAACATGAAACACATGAATTTATCAGCAACTTAAGAAGAGCATATGTAAAAGTACCTCTTGCTAGTGTCAAGTTACGTATCCATGAAAACGGGTCCAATGCAGGATAACAGACGAATGTTTGATCCAGAGGATCATGATCGTATTCAAAGTAGCAGAACTTGTTTATAACGCACACATTTGGAACCATAGActgtattcaaataaaacatatatactacaatatgtattaaatacttTACAGTGCAACTTATCAAACGATTACATGGTATACTGGTGTTATTATAAtttacaataatacaattattagcaaaaacattgtttttagggACACACACTTTTAATGTAAATGTCCAATCAGTAAACACAATTATTGAGTGTTGCTTTCATAGTATGTTACCTTTAGCATTCCGTCTCGGATTAAATAAACCGGCTCACTAAACGAGGCTGGTCCAGATTGGTTTACGCCATTTGGTTCAAATACAGTAACGGCACACCGAATCTACAATGTTATCATTAAACTACTTACTTAATAAACTTTAAGCGATGTCCAAACCTAACACATAAGGattaatataatttcaatttgtcttaatcaaataatttcattcaaacataTACTATATTGAGTTGATCCACTTTTATCAATTGAGCCCACAAATTTACCTCTTTGTCAAGTTTGCATTCTGACCCAGATGTAGGGACTATATCTTTGGGGgcaaacactgtagaagtcgcgTTAACTGTACGATTCAGGAGTATTGTCTCTTCGGAATACCTTCAACATAGAATGTTCATATGGGAATGTTTATTAGAcacttaatataaaataatactttattatTCATATATGGTTCTACGGAACtttaaaacatatatacacaAATTTAGCCTTCAGCTGCACCAGCACAACAAAAACCGAATTATATCACACGGTGCTTTTGtatgacacattaaataaacatgtacaaaacaaacacacacaattgaGTAAACATAGTTGTCACCTCTTTGGAACGGTCTAATCGAAGTATTGGGGTTATATTGAGCTCCAAACTTTACACTATGCCCAGAGGTAGTCAATAAATTAACACATTTACAAAATGTACACCATCGATTTGGAACGGTTTATGCAAAAACACACTGGGCTAAAACCGGTTTAATGGAGCTCCAAACCCCACATTTAATTCTACAAACAGTGCGATCTTACTACTCAATAGTTGTATAAAGACAATATAACCAGTACACCAACTTCCATAAGCACGGTAAAATGCAACCAAAACACATATCAACTACgtctgtttttttttactgaaaaccCTTGGATCATATAGTTTATCATCTAGATAATCGTTTGCAATATAGGAAGAATCAAACTCTCCATTACATGCACGTATGTTAGTCGTTATTCGCAAACAATATAACGCTCAATTAACACAATGTATGAACTTGTCTttttacatacacacactcaccaTTGAACTCGGTGTTTCTTTCCTGCAACCGGATGAAATGAACACATCAAATGCGTGTTAGTATGTGTGATGGTAACGTTGGAGACTATAACAGCCGTTACAAAAGTCGCATTAGGCCATTTCTGGCCTTCCACTTGAACTTGGcaaggctcttgcaaagaacacaTAATAGCTCCAAGAACGTGATCTGTCTCGTAGGCTGGGTAGTTGTCGTGGGGTACGTTGCGGTAGTTCGTCGAATAAGTAGGCCGAATATCGTCGGCCAACGCCGATTCATTGCCTTTTGGACAATGGCATTGGTACACAGTTTCACTTACGCCGAATACCATGTGATTAGTTGGGTTTCGAAGACTCTCATTAGTTGGTACTCTGACACGGAAATGTGAAAAGTATAGAGTATTATGTGTAATTCCAAAGCCTTTGAACTATGTTTtacattaattgaaaacaagCATTGTAAGTAACGAACAACAGGGGCATAACTTAATTCGATTTAACTTACAAAGATTCATTTCAGCATTTGATTAAACTTCATTCTCTCAAACATGGAAATGCAAAGGTGTCATAAATGTGATCAGGCAAAAACACTTAGTTGGGGCATTTATTTGTTCATATTGACAAAATCCACTGATTAACATCGTTTAGAGGTCAATTGTTATAATCATATTAAGACGTATGTTCTTTCCGATATATAGTAGATTAAATGCAAAACTTTAACTTCGCAAATTAGTGATAAATATTGAATTATTCACTAGCATAGTTTTCTGAGAAATTTTATCAATCGAGTTGGTTCTGTTAAGTCATATCACACGAGAGTCGCAGCCACGAGTGCGATGCAACAGTACACAACCAACTAGACTGAATTAATACTAgtgttatattcattttattatataacattgcggcatattattataatattcttCAGAACAAAATAATAACTATTGTTTGTCAAATTAACAATACCTCTTGAGGAAAACGATATTTGCCgaacttttgttttgacattttataaAAGTGTATGAAAACCAGTTTGATACCAAAAACAAAACACTAGTAGCGATTAAAGATTTAAACACAAGGAGCTTACATAACAGCatgttcatataaatatttgtaatggAGATTTATGCCTCTATGTCAAACATATACAATTGCAAGTAACATATCTTTATTAgttattaatatatgtttaaggATCGTGTACATGCTGGTATTTTGCAAGTGAATATTACGAACCTCCAACTGTTTACATATCCACGATAATCGGCAGCGGATGATCCTCCTCTGTGTCGGAATAGTTTGTATCCGAACGAAACAATTCCATCAAGTTCATCAAAGGACTCAACATAGGGTTTGCTTTTAATCAGAAGTTCTAAAGAGTTTGTATCAAAATGCCGAGTGATGCTTATGAGAACTCCATTTTGCAAGCTTATCTCGTAGCTTTCACGGATTTCGAACTGTTCTGGGGTTATTCCTGGTATCCAATACTGAATGAAAAtacaacatattattatttttattattataaaaagaaaataataat of Dreissena polymorpha isolate Duluth1 chromosome 15, UMN_Dpol_1.0, whole genome shotgun sequence contains these proteins:
- the LOC127859569 gene encoding uncharacterized protein LOC127859569; the protein is MNNICNGITRQGFIYIGHGEDGILDKEYKFDKYAIVNDYFTYWPNKYWIPGITPEQFEIRESYEISLQNGVLISITRHFDTNSLELLIKSKPYVESFDELDGIVSFGYKLFRHRGGSSAADYRGYVNSWRVPTNESLRNPTNHMVFGVSETVYQCHCPKGNESALADDIRPTYSTNYRNVPHDNYPAYETDHVLGAIMCSLQEPCQVQVEGQKWPNATFVTAVIVSNVTITHTNTHLMCSFHPVAGKKHRVQW